In Paracoccus sp. TOH, a single window of DNA contains:
- a CDS encoding P1 family peptidase encodes MRPGPRNLITDVSGLRVGNARDDALRSGTTVLLAGAPFACGFNVMGGAPGTRETELLAPDKLVQGVDTLVLSGGSAFGLAACDGVADGLRAMARGFQVGPVRVPIVPGAIVFDLLNGGDKDWAANPYPALGRAALEAAAAEFALGSEGAGTGAMTQRWKGGLGSASTLLDSGITLGALVVVNALGSVTAGESRQFWAAPWELGGEFGGLGLSGPYPAAHEPVPTKRLGEATTIAIVATDAALDKAGLTRLATAAQDGMARAIVPSHTPFDGDLVFAVSTGAKPLPDPALTPFQLGHAAACTLARAIARGVHAASPRPGDLQPCWGAG; translated from the coding sequence ATGCGTCCCGGACCGCGAAACCTGATCACCGATGTTTCGGGCCTGCGGGTCGGCAATGCCCGCGACGACGCGCTGCGCTCGGGCACGACGGTGCTGCTGGCCGGGGCACCCTTCGCCTGCGGCTTCAATGTCATGGGCGGCGCGCCCGGCACGCGCGAGACCGAATTGCTGGCCCCCGACAAGCTGGTGCAGGGCGTGGACACGCTGGTGCTGTCGGGCGGCTCGGCCTTCGGGCTTGCCGCCTGCGACGGCGTCGCGGACGGGTTGCGCGCGATGGCCCGGGGCTTTCAGGTCGGCCCGGTGCGCGTGCCCATCGTGCCCGGCGCCATCGTCTTCGACCTGCTGAACGGCGGCGACAAGGATTGGGCCGCCAATCCTTATCCGGCGCTTGGCCGCGCGGCGCTGGAAGCCGCAGCGGCGGAGTTCGCGCTTGGCAGCGAGGGGGCCGGCACCGGCGCGATGACGCAGCGCTGGAAGGGCGGGCTGGGTTCGGCCTCGACGCTGCTCGACAGCGGCATCACCCTGGGGGCGCTGGTGGTGGTGAACGCGCTGGGATCGGTGACGGCGGGCGAGTCCCGGCAATTCTGGGCCGCGCCCTGGGAGCTTGGCGGCGAATTCGGCGGGCTGGGCCTTTCCGGCCCCTACCCCGCCGCGCATGAGCCGGTCCCGACGAAACGGCTGGGCGAGGCGACGACCATCGCCATCGTCGCCACCGACGCGGCCCTGGACAAGGCCGGGCTGACGCGGCTGGCCACCGCGGCGCAGGACGGCATGGCCCGCGCCATCGTGCCCAGCCATACGCCTTTCGACGGCGATCTGGTCTTTGCCGTCTCGACCGGCGCCAAGCCCCTGCCCGATCCGGCGCTGACGCCCTTCCAGCTGGGCCATGCCGCCGCCTGCACGCTGGCCCGCGCCATCGCGCGCGGCGTCCATGCGGCCAGCCCGCGGCCGGGCGATCTGCAGCCCTGCTGGGGCGCGGGCTGA
- the msrA gene encoding peptide-methionine (S)-S-oxide reductase MsrA — translation MNAPIHRIFGRPLDAEIPKGYDQAIFGMGCYWGVERLFWQQEGVWLTEVGFAGGTAENPSYKQVCAGGTGHAEVVRVVYDSSRVSYERLLQIFWENHDPTQGNRQGNDVGSQYRSLIMVFNDSQKAAAELSKADYGNRLAVQGYSDITTQILPAGPFWRAEDDHQQYLDRYPDGYCGLRGTGVKAPLTDIAEGY, via the coding sequence ATGAATGCCCCCATCCACAGGATCTTCGGCCGCCCGCTGGATGCCGAAATACCGAAAGGCTACGATCAGGCGATCTTCGGCATGGGCTGTTACTGGGGCGTCGAGCGGCTGTTCTGGCAACAGGAGGGCGTCTGGCTGACCGAGGTCGGCTTTGCCGGCGGCACCGCCGAGAATCCCAGCTACAAGCAGGTCTGCGCCGGCGGCACCGGCCATGCCGAGGTGGTGCGCGTGGTCTATGACAGCTCGCGCGTCAGCTATGAACGGCTGCTGCAGATCTTCTGGGAAAACCACGACCCGACCCAGGGCAACCGCCAGGGCAACGATGTCGGTTCGCAATACCGCTCGCTGATCATGGTGTTCAACGACAGCCAGAAGGCAGCGGCAGAGCTCTCCAAGGCCGATTACGGCAACCGGCTGGCGGTGCAGGGCTATTCCGACATCACCACGCAGATCCTTCCCGCCGGGCCGTTCTGGCGGGCCGAGGATGATCACCAGCAATATCTCGACCGATATCCCGATGGCTATTGCGGCTTGCGCGGCACGGGTGTCAAAGCACCCCTGACCGACATAGCCGAGGGATACTGA